The following are encoded together in the Humulus lupulus chromosome 5, drHumLupu1.1, whole genome shotgun sequence genome:
- the LOC133778330 gene encoding AUGMIN subunit 7 — translation MAAKQMEEIQRKLGLLNYPRANAPAQSLLFAGMERYALLEWLFFRLLGDKSPFSQQTHHGDTMDRDEETAHIQYLAEIAKFLGITTTIDTEAIQGRGSYEDRTEMLRLLVDLVEASIYADNPEWSVDDQVAKDIQLIDSIAEKQAQIFSEECKLFPADVQIQSIYPLHDVSELETKLTEQSKILLNLQQKVDDLASKHAYNPDEEYTEVESQLRAHLESFLETARAFNTIYTKEIRPWTHMMEVPQLHGFGPAANRLLEAYKMLLKFLGNLRNLRDSHSALAVGSSETIAGEPSSVTRIISECESALTFLNRDLGILSSSIAREQQNEVNLR, via the exons ATGGCAGCAAAACAAATGGAAGAGATACAAAGAAAACTAGGGTTGTTAAACTATCCTAGAGCCAATGCTCCTGCTCAGTCCCTTCTTTTTGCTGGCATGGAGCGCTATGCCCTTTTGGAATGGCTCTTCTTTCG CTTATTAGGGGATAAGTCCCCCTTCTCCCAACAAACTCACCATGGAGATACTATGGATCGTGATGAAGAGACAGCTCACATTCAGT ATTTGGCTGAGATTGCAAAGTTTCTTGGTATTACAACAACTATAGATACAGAAGCCATTCAG GGACGGGGAAGCTATGAAGATCGCACTGAAATGCTTCGTCTTCTTGTTGATCTTGTTGAGGCAAGCATTTACGCTGATAACCCAGAATGGAG TGTTGATGATCAGGTAGCAAAGGATATACAACTGATTGATTCAATTGCTGAAAAGCAGGCTCAGATATTCTCAGAAGAGTGCAAATTGTTCCCTGCTGATGTTCAGATTCAATCTATATACCCACT GCATGATGTATCTGAGCTGGAGACCAAGCTTACAGAACAATCAAAGATACTTTTAAATCTTCAGCAAAAAGTGGATGATTTGGCATCTAAG catgcttacaaCCCAGATGAGGAGTATACAGAGGTCGAATCCCAATTGCGGGCACATTTGGAGTCTTTTCTGGAAACTGCAAGAGCATTTAATACAATATATACCAAG GAAATCCGTCCTTGGACGCACATGATGGAGGTACCCCAACTTCATGGGTTCGGACCAGCTGCTAATCGCTTATTGGAGGCATACAAGATGCTTTTAAAG TTCCTGGGGAACTTGAGGAACTTGAGAGACTCGCATTCAGCTCTTGCTGTTGGCTCGTCAGAAACAATTGCTGGTGAGCCATCATCTGTCACAAGGATAATATCCGAGTGCGAGTCTGCCTTGACATTCTTAAATCGTGATCTTGGAATTCTCTCGTCTTCCATTGCTCGTGAGCAGCAGAACGAGGTAAATTTGAGATGA